The genomic interval GTCAAGTGGAGCCACAAACTCTACAGTTAGAGCACCATCGTAACCAATATCTTCGAGGCATCTAACGATCTTGTGCCAGTCGAGTTGACCTTGACCGCAGGCCATCCGGTTATTGTCTGCGACGTGGAAATCGAATAACTTGTCACCAGCAGCTTGTAAAGCTGCGCCGAAGTCAGCCTCTTCTTGATTCATGTGGTATGCGTCAAGGCACACTCCACATTCTGGACCGACGGCCGAAGCTAACATCAAAGCCTGATCGTGACGGTTGAGGAAGTTAGTTTCAAAGCGATTGAGGGGTTCCAATGCAAGTTTGATCCCTTGTTTCATAGCATGCGTATAGACCTCTTTTAGGCCTTCAACAGCCCAATTCCATTCTGTTTCCTCATCCGTTTGGGCTGCGGTTTTACCAACCTCTGAAGGAACAATCGACATCACCTCTCCATCAAGTTCTCCGACCATGGTGACACAGTCTTTCAAGTACTGAACCGTCTTTTCGCGACCAGCTTCATCCGCTTGAATAAGGTCTAGCCCTGTGAACATTAGGCTAATTGAACCCCAA from Trueperaceae bacterium carries:
- a CDS encoding epimerase, which codes for MHLSMHNWMRAEPLEVTVRRLAKYGYKSIEIGGEPEVYNTSEVRGLLREHNLRCWGSISLMFTGLDLIQADEAGREKTVQYLKDCVTMVGELDGEVMSIVPSEVGKTAAQTDEETEWNWAVEGLKEVYTHAMKQGIKLALEPLNRFETNFLNRHDQALMLASAVGPECGVCLDAYHMNQEEADFGAALQAAGDKLFDFHVADNNRMACGQGQLDWHKIVRCLEDIGYDGALTVEFVAPLDRTPANPYQNATAAAEADLTEKQLKFIKDHGGGILSEEFYSWLVESTAQTLLPLIR